Proteins encoded by one window of Branchiostoma floridae strain S238N-H82 chromosome 6, Bfl_VNyyK, whole genome shotgun sequence:
- the LOC118417752 gene encoding uncharacterized protein LOC118417752 gives MRAAKRLRVSSENEAPPTSLNDEEMIADPPPESVETLRDPLPESVETLREQLTKVQEEKCKLEQFCESLQSEADNLREERDHLQEQIKKSSTSASNLTDAKCKLFTGIPTVALFMFVFRLVSDFIAPLKSMCQQDQILMTLMKLRLGLKNADLALRFSVSASTVSKVINRCIPILAVRLKFLIHWPSKETVKRNLPKKFRKKKYSNCRVIIDCSEIFTERPYNLKTRAKTWSNYKHHHTFKFLVGITPYGAVSFLSSSWGGRISDKDITLKSCFYNKVEYGDMIMADRGFTISEELALKGATLVMPPFTTGRKQLPGRIVQDARQISTLRIHVERAIERIKNFQILSQICPLTFAPLLSDSVVICAALTNLLPKLIK, from the exons ATGCGTGCAGCAAAAAGGCTGCGGGTGTCATCAGAGAATGAAGCCCCACCTACATCACTAAATG ATGAAGAAATGATCGCTGACCCTCctcctgaaagtgtagagactctgagagacccccttcctgaaagtgtagagactctgagagaacagctcacaaaagtacaagaggAGAAATGTAAGTTGGAACAGTTTTGCGAGTCCCTTCAAAGTGAAGCTGACAACCTTAGGGAAGAACGTGATCACCTTCAAgaacaaatcaagaaatcatcaacatcagccTCCAATCTCACAGATGCAAAATGCAAGCTCTTCACTGGAATACCTACTGttgcactgtttatgtttgtgtttagacTTGTTAGTGATTTCATTGCTCCTCTAAAGTCCATGTGTCAGCAGGATCAAATACTCATGACTCTCATGAAGTTGAGACTAGGCctcaaaaatgctgatctagctTTGAGATTTAGTGTTTCTGCCTCCACAGTTTCAAAAGTCATAAACCGTTGTATTCCAATCTTAGCTGTCCGACTAAAGTTCCTGATTCATTGGCCGTCCAAGGAAACCGTAAAGCGCAATCTTCCCAAAAaatttcggaaaaaaaaatactcaaacTGTAGAGTCATCATTGATTGCTCAGAGATTTTCACTGAGAGGCCATACAATTTAAAGACCCGAGCAAAGACCTGGAGTAACTACAAACACCATCATACGTTCAAATTTCTGGTAGGTATTACACCTTATGGAGCAGTGTCATTTCTGTCCAGTTCCTGGGGTGgaagaatttctgataaagaCATTACGCTAAAAAGTTGTTtctataacaaagtggaatatgGTGATATGATTATGGCAGATCGGGGATTCACCATTTCTGAGGAACTTGCCCTGAAAGGAGCAACACTAGTTATGCCACCATTTACCACAGGAAGGAAACAACTCCCGGGGCGTATCGTCCAAGATGCCAGACAGATATCAACTCTAAGAATTCACGTAGAACGTGCAATTGAAAGAATCAAGAACTTCCAAATTCTCAGCCAAATCTGTCCATTAACATTTGCCCCTCTACTCAGTGACAGTGTTGTTATCTGTGCGGCTCTTACAAACTTACTTCCAAAGCTAATCAAGTAA